In the Brevinematia bacterium genome, TTTCTTCATCATTTTAGCTCTTGCCATATTTTTTGAGATAGTAAAAATGTTTGAAAAAAAATATTTCTACATCCCCAAATTCAAAAAAACTACTTTCGTTATATTCGTAACAATTTCAATCATTGTTTTCTCATCAATAAGTATAACAGACAAGTTTCCATTACAAAACTTAGCATTGGGTGAAGAACCTACAGTTAGAGACTTTGGAAGTATAGCGATGATAATTTTGTCACTATTTCTATCACTTTTAATCCTGAATTTGTCACTTTCCGCCTTAAATATATCAAAGAACAACTACTTAATAAGCGATAGTATTCTGTCAGTCAGCTCTACGTATATTGTGCTCTCAGTGGGATCAATGTTAACATTAAAACTAATTGATATCAGTAATAAAACGTTCTTTTTAGCGTTTACTCTGGGGGTAGGTTGGTTTTCTGAGGCAGGGGCACTGGTGATAGGTAAAACATTAGGTAGGATAAAACTTTTGTTTCTAGCAAGTCCAAACAAAACTCTTGAAGGCACAATTGGAATGTTAGTTCTTGGAATCATAGGGGGAATATTATTTAAGTTTATTTTGGACTCTGTGGGATACCAAAGCTTTATCTTCATTCCGTCTTACACTGATGCTATCATATTGGCATTAGTAGTGGTATTTCTCAGTTTCTTTGGGGATATAATTGAATCACTGATGAAGAGGTTTTTTGATACGAAAGACTCAGGGCATATATTTCTATCATTAGGAGGTGTTTTTGATGTTTTTGATGGTGTTATGCTTGCTTCATTTGGAGTTATGTTATACTACCTCGTTTTCTGATATTCGTTGATCAGTATAAATTCTCAATGTCAACATCTTTGTAGTAATACTTTATTATCTCTCTGTAATTATATCCTTGATCTGCCATTGCCTTAGCTCCCCATTGGGACATTCCAACGCCATGGCCCCAACCGTAACCCTTAAATGTTATTCCATATCCATCGGTTTCTATTTCAAACTTAGGGCTTAGAACAGATGGAAAGACTTCTCTAAATCTGTTTACATCAATTTCCACTGTAACTTTGTCTTTTCCATCAGTTGCAGTTACCCTTATTTCCCTAACCGATCCTGAAGGCATTCTGTAAGGAATCTCTATTGCAACCAGTTTTAGATTGTCATTACCAAAGAGCCCTTTCAAAAAGCTACCCTTCGGGATGTAGGTGCTCCAGAAAGATCTATAGGTATCTTGAGAGAATCTATCAACAGACGGCTTTAGGTATGGTAGATACCTTGCTCCTATCACCTCAGGAGACTCTATCAATCCTCCTGAGTTTGCGTGAAAGAACGCAGATATGATTTCTCCTTTGTAGGTTATAACAACCCCCCTTGTTTCTCTTACTGCTCTGCTTGTCCGTTCATGTACTTTTTTAACTCCAGAGTAGACTTGCGATTTGTAGGAGCTTAAGACATCATACTCCTTGCCTTTACTGTCTAATATTCTTCTCAGAGCATAGGTTCTAGAAACTATAGCTTGAGCTTTAAGAACTTCCATAGGCCATAACGCTGGAACCTCAGAAGGCACAACCGATTCTAGATATTCCTCTAACTCTACTACATTAATCACCATTACTACAGACCCTTCAGCAACTAATCTAAAAAAACCACTGTACTCTATCCCATCAAAGATAATATTACCATCCGAGTAAACATCCACTCTCTCACCCAGAGTTATTCCATTCACAACTATGTTAGTCTTATCCAAACTCACGGAAATCTCTCTCTCCAGCGGAATACCTTCAACAAAGAGTAATC is a window encoding:
- a CDS encoding phosphatidate cytidylyltransferase; this encodes MFSKELKERVLISSVLAPIILFVALPWFDSPLYFGSVYFFFIILALAIFFEIVKMFEKKYFYIPKFKKTTFVIFVTISIIVFSSISITDKFPLQNLALGEEPTVRDFGSIAMIILSLFLSLLILNLSLSALNISKNNYLISDSILSVSSTYIVLSVGSMLTLKLIDISNKTFFLAFTLGVGWFSEAGALVIGKTLGRIKLLFLASPNKTLEGTIGMLVLGIIGGILFKFILDSVGYQSFIFIPSYTDAIILALVVVFLSFFGDIIESLMKRFFDTKDSGHIFLSLGGVFDVFDGVMLASFGVMLYYLVF
- a CDS encoding SpoIID/LytB domain-containing protein; translation: MLKLKHGVLTLLILTVVGMTFSCIPRSDVVGDFWKVGSTNIRVLIDKRKVFRLFSTGRLLFVEGIPLEREISVSLDKTNIVVNGITLGERVDVYSDGNIIFDGIEYSGFFRLVAEGSVVMVINVVELEEYLESVVPSEVPALWPMEVLKAQAIVSRTYALRRILDSKGKEYDVLSSYKSQVYSGVKKVHERTSRAVRETRGVVITYKGEIISAFFHANSGGLIESPEVIGARYLPYLKPSVDRFSQDTYRSFWSTYIPKGSFLKGLFGNDNLKLVAIEIPYRMPSGSVREIRVTATDGKDKVTVEIDVNRFREVFPSVLSPKFEIETDGYGITFKGYGWGHGVGMSQWGAKAMADQGYNYREIIKYYYKDVDIENLY